The proteins below are encoded in one region of Knoellia sp. S7-12:
- the ccrA gene encoding crotonyl-CoA carboxylase/reductase: MDQIRDAILSGDRTEETYANLSIPATYRAVTVHKDEVGMFEGLTAKEKDPRKSLHIDDVPVPELAPGEALVAVMASAINYNTVWTSIFEPVSTFGFLERYGRTSEYAKRHDLPYHIVGSDLAGVVLRTGPGVGKWKVGTEVVAHCLSVELEDADGHNDTMLDPQQRIWGFETNFGGLAELAIVKTNQLMPKPTHLSWEEAASPGLVNSTAYRQLISKNGAALKLGDRVLIWGASGGLGSYATQMALAAGATPICVVSSPEKAEICRAMGAELIIDRNAEGYRFWNDENTEQDPKEWQRLGKKIRELTGGHDVDIVFEHPGRETFGASVYVARKGGTIVTCASTSGFMHEYDNRYLWMNLKRILSSHFANYREAWEANELINRGLIHPTLSKTYPMDEVGQAALDVHKNLHQGKVGVLTLAPEAGLGITDPEKRAKYETEINRFRDA; encoded by the coding sequence ATGGACCAGATCCGCGACGCCATCCTCAGCGGTGACCGCACCGAGGAGACCTACGCGAACCTCTCCATCCCCGCCACCTACCGGGCGGTGACCGTCCACAAGGACGAGGTGGGCATGTTCGAGGGTCTGACCGCCAAGGAGAAGGACCCGCGCAAGTCCCTCCACATCGACGACGTTCCCGTCCCCGAGCTCGCTCCGGGCGAGGCCCTGGTCGCGGTCATGGCCAGTGCCATCAACTACAACACCGTGTGGACTTCCATCTTCGAGCCGGTCTCGACCTTCGGCTTCCTCGAGCGCTACGGCCGCACCTCCGAATACGCGAAGCGCCACGACCTGCCCTACCACATCGTGGGTTCCGACCTCGCTGGCGTCGTGCTCCGCACCGGCCCGGGCGTCGGCAAGTGGAAGGTCGGCACGGAGGTCGTCGCCCACTGCCTGTCCGTCGAGCTCGAGGACGCTGACGGCCACAACGACACGATGCTCGACCCGCAGCAGCGGATCTGGGGCTTCGAGACCAACTTCGGTGGCCTCGCCGAGCTCGCGATCGTCAAGACCAACCAGCTCATGCCCAAGCCGACGCACCTGAGCTGGGAGGAGGCAGCCTCCCCCGGTCTGGTGAACAGCACGGCATACCGTCAGTTGATCTCCAAGAACGGCGCCGCCCTCAAGCTCGGAGACCGCGTCCTGATCTGGGGCGCCTCCGGCGGCCTGGGTTCCTACGCGACGCAGATGGCGCTCGCCGCCGGGGCGACGCCGATCTGCGTCGTCTCCTCGCCCGAGAAGGCCGAAATCTGCCGGGCGATGGGCGCCGAGCTGATCATCGACCGCAACGCTGAGGGATACCGGTTCTGGAACGACGAGAACACCGAGCAGGACCCCAAGGAGTGGCAGCGCCTCGGCAAGAAGATCCGTGAGCTCACGGGGGGCCACGATGTCGACATCGTCTTCGAGCACCCGGGTCGAGAGACCTTCGGCGCCAGTGTCTATGTGGCGCGCAAGGGCGGCACGATCGTCACCTGCGCGTCGACCTCGGGCTTCATGCACGAGTACGACAACCGCTACCTCTGGATGAACCTCAAGCGCATCCTCTCTTCGCACTTCGCGAACTACCGCGAGGCGTGGGAGGCCAACGAGCTCATCAACCGCGGCCTCATCCACCCCACACTGTCCAAGACCTACCCGATGGACGAGGTCGGCCAGGCCGCGCTGGACGTCCACAAGAACCTGCACCAGGGCAAGGTCGGCGTCCTCACTCTCGCTCCGGAGGCCGGCCTCGGCATCACCGATCCCGAGAAGCGCGCCAAGTACGAGACCGAGATCAACCGCTTCCGCGACGCCTGA
- the mce gene encoding methylmalonyl-CoA epimerase, producing the protein MSSTQPRASSVASLFTAIDHVGVAVHDLDEAIAFYRDTYGMTLAHAEVNEEQGVREAMMAVGDSGSHIQLLAPLSPESTIAKFIDRSGPGVQQVAYRVADIDGVSATLRERGLRLLYDEPKRGTSNSRVNFIHPKDAGGILVELVEPASDGPAPTPTH; encoded by the coding sequence ATGAGTTCAACCCAGCCTCGGGCCTCCTCGGTCGCGTCCCTGTTCACGGCGATCGACCATGTCGGCGTCGCCGTGCACGACCTCGACGAGGCGATCGCGTTCTACCGCGACACCTACGGCATGACGCTGGCGCACGCAGAGGTCAACGAGGAGCAAGGCGTTCGCGAGGCGATGATGGCGGTGGGTGACTCCGGCTCGCACATCCAACTGCTCGCGCCCCTTTCGCCCGAGTCGACCATCGCGAAGTTCATCGACCGCAGCGGCCCCGGCGTCCAGCAGGTCGCCTACCGCGTTGCCGACATCGACGGCGTGAGCGCGACCCTGCGCGAGCGCGGCCTGCGCCTCCTCTATGACGAGCCCAAGCGCGGTACGTCGAACTCACGGGTGAACTTCATCCACCCCAAGGACGCTGGCGGCATCCTCGTCGAGCTCGTCGAACCCGCCTCCGACGGACCCGCCCCCACCCCCACCCACTAA